The DNA sequence TGAACTCTTGATATGATTATTTAAGGTACAGTCTAGATACCCAGGGTTTGAGATCCCAAGTTACTTCCATTAGTTTTGAAACATTTTTTTCCAATTCTATGAAAGTTGGAATATTCTATTAGTTTTGAAGCATTTGTTTCTAATCCTATGAAAGTTGGACTGGTATTCTTTACGAAGGTGGAAAATAAATTACAGTTTCTATTTGAGACTAAGAAGAGGATGACAGTCTCACTTTTGTCCACCCCACTCTAGCCAAATTGGGATTTAAAATTTACTAGCACATGAACTCTTTTGTTCTCAAGTATTAGCCTGCATTGGTATACTATTTTGGCAGCATCTGTTGATTTTTTTATGTGTTCCATTTTAAAATGTTTTGGGAAACTCCAAAACGTGCCACCAATTTATGTCAATTCCATATCAATTCCATGTTTAAAGTGGTACCATATGATGCGTAACCTAGACACATATGCATCGGTCCTGTTTTGTGAATCATTGTTTGGGCTTTAACGCCTCTTATTTTCAACCATTTCCCTGCAGTTACTCTTCTAGCCGTGCTGGCAAACCTATTGTTAGATGGACTGAGGTTTTGCATTTGCTCATTACTCTTTCCTTTATATTATTGTTATTGCTGTTATTACAATTCCATTCCTGCAAGAGGGCCTTTGTCATTTGTATCCATCTTGTAGCTCTCCTATTCTTACAATATAAGTCTTAGGTACAAAGTTGGTTCCAAAATAGGCAAGAGCATTGTCCATCCAAGTTGGCTTCTTCAAGTGATGCTTCAAAAGATGGTCCTCATTGTCCAAAAAGTAGTCTTTCAAATGAGGCTAAAGAAAGCTCGCAAATGCCTAAAGGTGTTTACTTTTCTCCAGTTTTGATATTGATATTCTGTGCTGCAAAACTGCAGAATTTTTTTGCAGTCATTTACCTAGATGTTTTGTACTTGGTATCATTTAACTTAATTTAATGGATTAACGACTGCAGTTTATTCTCATTGTCACTTCACTTgatctatatttatttgtttttcttatgCAATCTGTATTTGTGCCCTTTCTTACAATGTGTGCTGCCTGAAAATGAAAGAAGTTCTCTGGTCACAAGctagatttccttgtttctagcATATTTAATACCTTGATATTTTCATTAGTCAAAATAGTTCACTGAAGTAAATATACATATTGCAACTGTGTCAACTTATCAGAGGTAACATTATTTGGAAGTGCTGTTATGAAGTTCCAAACGTTAATAATTGAGGATTTGGTGTTATGCTTTGATTTATAGCGTACTATGTTGTGTGGAATTGATTCAGAAGTAACCTCATTTATTGCATTGAATGGACTGTAACTGTGAAATTTGTTTTAAAATGAAAGCTTCTTTTCTCCATCCTTTTTATCCGTATTTTCTTTCTGTTTTCTCATTTAACtgcaatttaatttataaaggcATGTAGTAGATGGCGACTGTTTTGTCTAGCTAGCCCGATATCTTCCCAAGTTTCTTGGAGCTTCATGCCTCTGCTTTTGCTTTTACAGCAGAATTCACAATCTTCTGGagaatgatattttatttttgaaattgctAACAATGTTTGTACAAAAGCAGGAGAGGGAGTTCCAGATTTATCTGAATTGGAATTTGAAGCTAGATCATCAAAAGATGGGGCATGGTAAGCATATATGTACGAAACCGATGACCTTTGATCTTTCAGTCAtgaattttgaacaatgtgaattTAGTGGGGCATGGTTCTTGGGTTGTTGCTAAACAAACTTGAGAATTCACTTCTAGAACCAACAGTCGAGTGGACTCAACTTTAATATATGTCCCTAAAGACGGACTTTGTTCCAGTTATGTTTTGTCATGATGGTTTTAATACGCATTTTGTGATTatcttgatttttttattaccaTATTAACTGCGAGGGCATGTCAAAAGCTCATGCCTAAAAATTCTCTTTTGATTTGCAGGTATGATGTTGATATGTTCCTCTGTCACAGAATTCTTCCATCTGGTGAAGCTGTAAGTATTTAGATTATAACAAGTAGCCTTTTGCATTCAATAATGCTCGCTAACCGATGCTAAAGAGATGCATAAATGGCCAAAATTAATGGAAATTGGGATACATTAGAACAAGCATGACATTTTAagaccagaaaaaaaaaaaaaaacaactccTTTAAATAGAGATCAAGGCTAAGCATGAAAAATTAGTCAACTCTTAAAACGAAAACATGCTTACAATTTAATTATCTCTGCATTTATGTTCCTAATAAATCATTTGATGAATTTGGTCTTTCATTAAAGGAAGTTCGCGTTAGATTTGCTGGATTTGGGGCTGAGGAGGATGAGTGGGTGAATGTAAAAAACGCAGTTCGAGAACGCTCTGTTCCGCTTGAGCATTCAGAATGTCACAAGGTGCAAGTTGGAGATCTAGTGTGCTGCTTCCAGGTGATTTTAACTGAATGTAACCCTGCAAATAGTATATATATTTGGCAATTACATCTTAAACTTTTATTGGTTGGTTAAACTAGGAAAGGAGAGATCAAGCTATATATTACGATGCCCATGTTATTGATATTCAAAGGAGAATGCATGACATAAGAGGCTGCAGGTGTCTGTTCTTGATTCGATATGATCATGACAACACCGAGGCAAGTATCGTCTTCTTTGCTTTGCCATGTTGATACAGATGCTGAAACTAAAAATTAGCCCGTTTACATCTTTCTCTTTGTATTTTTACATCtttctttttgtattttttctgCCAGGAAAGAGTCCGTTTAAGGAGATTATGTTGCAGACCAGCATGTTAGGCGTTTTGCCCCTATTTTCAGTCATTTTTGtctttattttagtttatattCTGGTTGGGGTTCTCATGGTGTTTGCGTTCATCTAATATGTGGTCTAATCGGCTTGGTTTTCTTAAATCCAAAAACCTTTTTTCAAGGGGAAAAAGAATTCCAACCTCTTGAAAATTCAAGAACTGTAGAGAAGCAACTCGATCATTAATCCTAGATTTTTTAGAAAGCTACAAGGCAATGATTGGTTATACATTTTCAATCCATGAATACGATCATGTAAACAACTCGAGATATAaacaatatataattaaaaatacacgaatgttttatttttaaggaTCTATCAGTAATGCTCACCACGTATACAACCAAGAAAGGGCCTTGCATGGGCAACAGAAAGAACAGGAAAACGGTATCCATATGTTATTCAAAGTCGCAAGTTAATGAACAAGGCATCATCCAAATAAGTGGATTAGGTGAAATACTCGACACAAAAATATAAGGACAAAAATTTTAACTCATCTATAATGGTTCTCTTCAATACTTGATTAAGATGGAGTAAGAAAGAAACCCCGTTGTCACCAGGTTGATAGGATAGTCGTCAAAAGCACGGACGCTGGCTCAAACAGAAACCTAATGGAAGTATTGGGTCTCAATACCAGTTTCTGAAAAATTTCATGCAGCAGTTTGTGATACTTCACTTGATTAACCTGGGGATTGAAGCAGCGACTCTGAGCCTACCTATTTGGAGATCTAGCTCCAATAACTGCAGATCGCTGAGTAAGCAAATAAAGGTAAAAGATTATCATGTGAACTAGACTGTAAACACTCCAGGAAAAGCATTtcttaaaataactaaataaataaaagaaatgtaCTCTTTTGACTGCTCTGATATTCAATTGGCAAGTATATTTAAATAGAAACTGAATTGCTAAGGATAGAAAGAATAATCAGACATCATGAAACAAAGTAGTGTTACACATAGATCTATATTCACATATGAACTATTATGCGAACCAATAATTATTAGGATGAAGAAACATGCAACACATTAACGTGGCAAAAAATGAGAATTATTAGATGGATCTTAATAAATGCAAAGATGAAGTgaacaaaaaattaatatggATTATTTCTTTGTCATTTCTCAAATCCTTACAAAGGAAAACAGCAGTCCTACTACCTTTCAACAATTAAGCAAACAGTATTATATTAGAAGAAGCCTAGCTACTAGATAATGGTCAAGCTTCTAATATATGCATCATTAGTTAATAAAACAGATGTGGCTGTAACATCCATCTCTTGTTCTAACCCACAACAAAAcaagcaaataatcaaaagcACCCTTGAACCAATCAAGGTGAAACAATCTAGCACAAACAAATGCATAGAATATGCTCACGCATTGAACAAGCTCAACATGTTGCATTCCTGAAGGTCTTCTAACAATTGCCTGGAATTTTtgctaaaagaaaagaaaatctaaAGAGATTGATGAAACAAGAAACAACTTGCGTTTATGTTTAAGAAATTGACTTTAGGATCACAAGTACATGTCACATGCAGATAGATAAAGGGttgtcttttttcttttttcttttttaccagTAGATAAAGGGTTGTCAACCACAACTATTTAGTTGTAATGCAAAGGGTCAATTGTCTTTTTTTTAATcgatttcttctctttttttaagGCTTTTACGGACACTATTGGCAGTAACAAAGAATGCTAGGAAATCCAGCATTTTAAGTAACAGAAACATAATCAAGACAGAACAAAAAATTGCTGCCTTCTCATGAAAAGCAAATAAAGGAAAAAGGTAAAAGACTAATACCATTGTCATGAAGATTGAGTCACTAAACAAAGCAGCAATTTCAACACGCGTAAATCAACACAGTGCAATTAGATTGCATATCAGATCCAAAAATAACCTGAATCTGTCACTTCTTCCCATTCAGTGAGTAAACACTGCAAGCAAACAGGATATGCAGACATTAGACTAGGTCAAAATGATAGAAGAAATACCAGGCCAACAAAGAAACTAACATACTTCACCAGTTAAAAGCCCAATAAATCCATTCTGTATGATTTTGAGCCAAATGAATGCGAAGTGTTGctgaaaatataaagaaatttatcaATGCAATACACCTACTATATAGCTGCAAATGCCATAACGAAGGTGACAACATAAAATGTGCAAAACCTCAAAGGAAACTTCCGAAGTTGATCCAGGGCTTACCAAGTAAAAGGTAGGACGGTCTCTTAGGATCACAAATTCTTAGAGCAAGGTCTTGCCAACAGTACTTCCACCTTGAATATCTTGACCACAATATATTAACAATTTAACCTGTGATCCTCATCATACACCAACTTCTATGCTTGTACTACTGTGCCATATGCAAACAAAAGTAGAAAAACtactcaatttttctttttcttagaaAAAAGGTTTCCTACAATGACCAATTACAAAATGTGGTCAAGACAAAAGGacaattaaaataacaaattacAAAATGCAACTAGGTCACCAGGAAAAGTCATATTTTCCTTCTAAAGCTTTCAAACAAAATTACTATACCATCAAGTGATAACTTAAATACAACGTCCCAAAAACCAACAGGTTCTGTCACAACTACTAATTTTTCGAAATGATAGAACGAATTTTGGCATCGTATTCAGTAGCAAAACCATAACCATAAAGACCAGTCTGGTCATATTATCAAGTGAAGAAGTATATTCAATGGGAGGAACCaaatataaaagattaaaaaaggGCACGGAAAGTGCACTTTAATGCTCAAAATAACTGGCATTGAAGTAGGACACACCACACAGCACATGCACGAGCGGATGTTAGAAAGAACAAATAATATAAGGTTATAgcgtaaaaatattaatataaagaaaataCAAACTGTTACTTCGAAGTATACAAAATAAGTACACCCACAGTCATCAGGTCAAATTCAGACATCCCATGGGTTCTTGGGTGAAAGATCAAAAGGATCCTTGAGTCCACAGAAAGGAAGAAAGAATAACTACAGACTCAATAAGTGAGAATGCCTAGAGCCCATTGCAAAATCATGATACTGTTAACAATGAAAACATGACCTGTGCACGCACCTTCAATCAAGCAACCACTGTTCATAACTATACATTTTCTTTTTGCATATGGGTAAATCAACCCATCCTAATGAACATGAGATCTAAAATTGGCTCATAAACATTTCAATGCAATTGAAAGACAGTGCACAGGTATTTGTAATAGGTGCTAATGTGCTGGCGACGATAAAGAAGAATATTTGCATACATAGACTCCCAAATGCCATGAAACGTCACTCTGGCTTAAGAGGATGCTTGCTTCTCAAATCAGGGAAATTGGTGGTGAGAACTTTCTTCTAGGTAGTACATGAGAGCAAAATCATGATAACATCATCCCATCATAGCTTCAGTTGTTCATGAGACAGTTCGACCATAGCAAACCGATGCAATATAAAGATTCTTTGCCCATTTCTCCTGGGGAAAGGATGAAATATAAAACATGTTCCCATTATTTTCTAGAAAGAAAACAAGGATACAACAATAACTAAGCCTTAATCCCAAAACACTTCAGAAAGAAAATAAGGATATATAAAGCAGAATAGAAACAACAAACCTTGACATGTGTACTTGGAAAAGCAGAAGTTCGAAGTGTCTCTTGAGTTTCATCTGCTGGTTTTCTTCGGGGCACACTGAGTACAAATGCAGCCTGGTCCCAAGTTGCAGCAGTTGAAGTGATGCGGTAACCACTATCCCACCTCCTGTGAATTCCTTCACTAGGATATAGAAAATCTAGCTCCACAACCTAAAATTGGacacaaaaagagaaaaagacatCACAAAGATGTTTTGGTCCCCAAAGAAGAAATTTCCACTGACCAGAGATTGTAAGTTATAAGACCTGGTCGGAAAATCCAGCCCCACGAGACATAACAATTGCCCATCTACTTCCAGCAGTAGCCATGGCAGTGACATAAAAACCCTCTCTCCATTTCTTATTAATCCACTTGAAAGGGAATGAATCACTGACCTTATACGACTGCTGTAAATACTGGGTCCCTAAATTcaacaaagaaagaaagaaattagaaattgcaacatctaaaatataaaaaccaCTGCCATCCAAGGATAGCATGTAATACTAACCCTTAGACATCACAACTAATGAACTTCCATTGTTAGCTCCTGCAATTGCACTGATATAGTAATTCTTCTCCCACTGTTCCATTATCCATTCCTTGAAAAATACAGAAGGATACACGCAAGATTAACTTATTGACTCACAATTTagataaagaataatttaagCACCTAAAACACTGAGATAAAATGCACCATGTAAACATGCAGTGCAGATCTCATTCTGCTAGGTTGCAGACACACAACAGACAAGTATTCAATGTTCACGAATGAGAACCAACCTTGTGGAGGAAGTAAGGCGAAAGTTCATAAACTTGAGCAGTGAAGCCAGTGCCAGCATCCATGATCAAGGCCCATAAGTTTGAGCAAGAAGCCACACTGCTGATAAATAACCCATCTTCATTTCCTTTCTCAATGTGCTGTGAAAGCCTCATATCAGCCACATTATAGTGATATCTAAAACAGCAGTTAAAAACATCAGCCTCCTATCACTTGCacgaaaacatgaagaaatcaATATGTAGCTCCAAATGCATACCTCTGCTTCATTGGGCGACGAGCATTGTAAACACTGATCCATTGTGTTGCAGGCATACCCATCCGTACCTTCTTCTTTGGCTGTTCATCATCTTCCTCTTCCATTGTTAATCGTCCTCTCTTATGTCCAACTTGATAAATAAGCTTCATAATAAAACGTATAAAATGTTAATATACCTCCATATAGTGGAGACAGACGTATTTAGCCCAACAATTGGTCAACAAAAATATCAAGATGTAAAAATCCAAGGTACCTTCTGGGCACCATCAGTATTTATTGGCCTAATATCTGGATTTGGACCAATAATCCCATCAAAAAGAGAGATGTATTTCGCATAATTGGGCTCCTcgtcaaatttcaaatttactaCATACTCAACAAATTGACGAAAAGGCTGAGGGCAGAAGCAACACAAAGTTTCTGGGGAAGTTGCCATCTTCTTCTTGCAAACTAAGAACCCTTTATTTTCCCCCTAAAAGAAACACACAGTCAGAATGACTTCAAAATTAAATGTGAGCACAAATACACAAAATTCAGTTTTTGCAGACCTGATATCCCTGCCATGGCAACCGGCCACGGAGGAGAAAAATGAGCGTATAAGCAAGAGACTCTAAGTCATCTCTCCTGCTACCAGTTCTACCAAGATGAGCATGAACACTAGCATAACGCACTGTTCCCCTGCAGCACAATGACAATTGAAGACCAATATGTCAAAATTGAAAACAAAAGGATATATGAATTTCCCAACATGAGCTTATGCTGACTAATTGTCAAACAGATACACAATTTCATTTACCTAAAAACATCTGGACGTTGATCATATTCAACATGCAGGCCAGTTGAATTATCCCGCCACCGGGTTGCTGCATATCAAAACAGGCAACAAAATACCAAAATGTCATCCATCTTTCATTTTCCATGAAAGTATAATACACAGGAGAGATCAAATGCAAGGCCCTTGAACTATAAGTGAAATACAAAACTTTGTCATTTGAACAATTAATacgtttttttaatattaaaacccTAATCATTTTAATACTAAAATAAAGAACTTGAAACTCTGGCTGATTGTTGGGAAACCAAGGAAAAGAAGGAAACTACAAATCTTGATAAATAAATCAACCTTCACAAAGACATTTGCTGAGATCATCACTGAACATCTCCTTCTGGCAAAGGACTCAGCAATTTAGGTGAACTTCATCATGAAGAATATTTTGGTTTTAGTGACAAAGACCTCCAATAGCTTCACATTGCAAGGATGGAATAAACAACACATTATTGAAAGCCCTCTTAACATGTGCTATAAAGTTTCACTTCACAACCTTCTGCACACTCAAAGCTTAATGGCTATGCCTGCTCTGATCAATATGGAGTATGGACACGTTCGGCATGGTATACAACCACAAACGCTCCACAACTTAGCAACCTGAGATCTAATATTTAAGAGAAATTTGCTGTTAGTCCCTAGGTTTATCATTAATAATGATTTGGTCTCTTTATTTTGGAAATCACACTATTTAATCCCTTCATTTTATTTCCATCATACATTTAAGTCCTTTCGTCCATTTTGCTGACAATATTTTAACATAAATCACTATGCACTCCctaaatattgtaattatttataatttcatccCTCGATTTTGCAATTGCCTACAACTTTATGcattaattttatttccttCTCTCTTCTATTTACAAATGAGGGAGAAAGATAGAGACAGAGAACAGAAGAGATGAATTAGATAATTTTGATGAATGAATTTGTAACCAATTGCGAAATTGAGAGATGAAATTGTAACTAGTTGAAATATTCAAGGATTAAACAGTAATCTAAATTCTTAAAACTAACGGTAAGAGATGGAAGGACCTAAGTGTGTGATGGAAGTAAAATCAAGGGACTAAATAGCCTAATTTTCAAAATACAATGATCAAATGTTACTATTGATAAACTtagggactaaataataaatttcactgtgtttaaaataattaatctcCAAAGATATTCAATTGGTCATTGAAAATTTGCGGAAATCCTCCACTATTTCTCATTTACCAGCAAGGCTAGGAACTCAATTCAACTGGACAAAATTTTCCAGTCTTAGATTGCATAGCTCTAACCAAAACTGAATTGGCACTCAAATTTGGATTCAGATCCACAAATTAAAATGGCTAGTTAGGGTTAAGGTTAGCAGATAGATACACATTTGTCTCGGCTCTAAATCttttataaatagttaaaatttaagaaGATCTATGAAAATAGCATAACATATaaagaacttttttttttttgagttaatgGCCAAAAAAGCCTATTCTTTTGATTTTGTTGCAATTATACcatgaattttttcttttttgccaATTAAAACCTGACCTTTTAAAGTTGTGCCAATTGTACTCTGCCGTTACTTGTGCCACTAAAAACTAACAGAATTGCCATGTTACTCGCCACGTCAATGCCACATCAACAAATTTCAGagtaaaattgataataatttaaaagtttataataGAATTGCAACAGAACTAAAAGTATAGGTTTTTTTggcaaattatttattttattaatttttttaaatccactctaaatattagtataatttaaaaaaatgatggattattattatacttgatagttaaaagaataattaaaaaaatatatcctaaaaaattattttattatttttaatattttcaaattgaatcatgttaaatattattttaaattatttttaatattttataactaaTGTATTTAATAAGGTTATTCTCTTAAAGATAGTTTTAAAAGTAATGTTAAATAGTAAGCATATTAGATAGATTCAAGAAAAATCGATTGATAATGATTTTAGTCAAAATAAGATTAagacaaattattattattattattataaaattattgataaaaattaaaaaaaatgaataataataataaaaaattttaaatatatttaatagtgaaaaagagtaacttaataattttgtaaatttcCAACTATACAAGCAAAGGCACGGCATGGTGCATTTAGTCAGACATTAAAAAAACGAGTTTAATtggcaaaattaataaaagtataaagTGGAATTGcaacaaaagtaaaataaagagtttttttataattaattctaaattttgCTGATGTGACATGGTGACATGGCGTTGACGTAGCAATTCCGTTAGTTTTTTAACGGCAAGGTACAATTAGAGCAACTTTAAAAGGTCAGGTtttaattgacaaaaaaaaagaaatacaaaGTGTAATTGCAATAAAATCAAAAGTACAGACTTTTTTTTGccattaattcttttttttttctcaccaTTAATTTTAGATTAACTAATGCTTAACAGGAatcaattgattaaaaaataacctGTTATATTCAAAGgaacaaaataaaaagaaatacaagATGAAGAGATAAATTGTACATTCACAAATAATATAGGGACCCAGAATGCATTTGCCCAAGAGGAAACAAGAAATTCAACAATTTACCTAATCCAAGGTCAACAAGAAACAACTTCTTTTCTTCAGGAGTTCCTGGGGGACCAAGCAAAAAGTTCTCAGGTTTTACATCCCCATGCACATATCTGCCACAACATAGGAATTGTAATACACCAAGTTAGTAGAGGAGGGAGAGAGCATAACTAATTGTTTCAGAGTCGATCAATAAAAAGTAAGCTCTCAGCCCATTTAGATATGCCTTCCGCCTGTCCCCACACTGACCCCTGAAACCCAAGACCCTCAAGCAAGTTGACCAACAAGCACCAACCATACATTGATTAATGAGTAATAAAGCTGATTTGGACATGGCGTTGCCCACGCCATCTTTACAGGACCACAAAGAAGTCAATCAAAACTTCTAGCTTATGATATTAGGGATGGCGACGACTTGGGAATTTTCAAGTATCTGATTTGGTTGAAGCCCCATGGGACAAGTTCGGGTCATATAATTAGATTTAGTTGCGTTCGggtttaaaaattagtaacCATGATGAGTTCCTCTATGCAATATTGGACATGAGAAAACCACTTCCTTTGATATATATTTGGCACAAAAAAATTTCTCATGCATAAATAATTGTCTTAAATATGAATAACAAATAGTTCAATATTTTACATTCATACCAAAAACAACCTAGTTCAAAATTGAAACCTAGACCAGAAGTCAAggtaaaactcttttcttttgcTTGAACCAACTTGCATGAATTAAACTGCCTTGCACACACTCCTGACAGCTCTTGTATCCTAAATGGGGGAGTCACTTACACAAGGAAAGCTCCAAATCTAGCTTAAGCTTAATAAACTAAGCTCATATGAAAGCTTTAAAAATTGTTTTCTCAAAGTAAAGCTCTAAATGTAGCTTAATCTTACATCCAAACTTTTTCCCTACCAGTCACTCTCTTTGGCCGGCTTATTACCCACTACACTAGCCCAttcatatgaaaaaataaaaaaataaaaaatatagaatatatatttttacgataatatttataaattaaaaaatagaaattaaatattatataaaataattaatattttatatataaattactaataaaaatatatgtgtAATATAGActattaattgaaatataacAGGTTTGGGTAATAACAATAGGGCTTGGGTCAGGTTCAGGTAGTTTAGGATAAATTTTAATCAGGCATGAGACAGGTTCAGGTATTGGAAATATTAACTAGGGTCAAATTCGGGTAAGGATGTTTCCTTCACGGGTGCCCTATCCATTACCATCCTTACGTGAGATCCCTCAACATCTGAATCTTAGTAGTACATGGGGGGAAAATGGCAAATTCAGACCAGCACAAATAGAAGTGTATATTAGAACAGCATTAGCAACAAAATTGAAACTAAAATGAATTACCCTCTAGAATGCATCTTCTCTAGTATAGAGATTGCTTCAATAGCAATGCATGCCACCATTTCAATGGACATCctgaaattagaaattaaaaaaaaaaaaaaagttaacgcCAGAAATATCTAAACTTGTTGATTTTGGTAGGTAAATTGCAACAGATTATAGGACAACAAAAACTATATAGAAAATGAACAGAACTCAACAGGCAATTTGAATAGGAACTCACGTGTGCGAATTGTTATTCCATACGTCCCACAGACTAGGTCCAAGCATATCCATCACCTGCATTAAATAGAGC is a window from the Manihot esculenta cultivar AM560-2 chromosome 16, M.esculenta_v8, whole genome shotgun sequence genome containing:
- the LOC110602915 gene encoding protein SAWADEE HOMEODOMAIN HOMOLOG 1 isoform X1 — encoded protein: MDRLRPRQRLVFSGFTEAEMEKMEKLLKESRQPMNKEFFQKIARSFNYSSSRAGKPIVRWTEVQSWFQNRQEHCPSKLASSSDASKDGPHCPKSSLSNEAKESSQMPKAGEGVPDLSELEFEARSSKDGAWYDVDMFLCHRILPSGEAEVRVRFAGFGAEEDEWVNVKNAVRERSVPLEHSECHKVQVGDLVCCFQERRDQAIYYDAHVIDIQRRMHDIRGCRCLFLIRYDHDNTEERVRLRRLCCRPAC
- the LOC110602914 gene encoding casein kinase 1-like protein HD16, which gives rise to MPELRCRARRNRDPRRPASNQNPIKNTVQTRQRKTAANKRKKDAIFVDDKNNIVNLEKTPLEDQTRAFREEVAEKTMDEFESGGRSGDKGPGAEDEGSTAPLPEKVQVGGSPVYRIERKLGKGGFGQVYVGRRISPSASNERTGPGAIEVALKFEHRSSKGCNYGPPYEWQVYNALGGSHGVPRAHYKGRQGDYYIMVMDMLGPSLWDVWNNNSHTMSIEMVACIAIEAISILEKMHSRGYVHGDVKPENFLLGPPGTPEEKKLFLVDLGLATRWRDNSTGLHVEYDQRPDVFRGTVRYASVHAHLGRTGSRRDDLESLAYTLIFLLRGRLPWQGYQGENKGFLVCKKKMATSPETLCCFCPQPFRQFVEYVVNLKFDEEPNYAKYISLFDGIIGPNPDIRPINTDGAQKLIYQVGHKRGRLTMEEEDDEQPKKKVRMGMPATQWISVYNARRPMKQRYHYNVADMRLSQHIEKGNEDGLFISSVASCSNLWALIMDAGTGFTAQVYELSPYFLHKEWIMEQWEKNYYISAIAGANNGSSLVVMSKGTQYLQQSYKVSDSFPFKWINKKWREGFYVTAMATAGSRWAIVMSRGAGFSDQVVELDFLYPSEGIHRRWDSGYRITSTAATWDQAAFVLSVPRRKPADETQETLRTSAFPSTHVKEKWAKNLYIASVCYGRTVS
- the LOC110602915 gene encoding protein SAWADEE HOMEODOMAIN HOMOLOG 1 isoform X2, with product MDRLRPRQRLVFSGFTEAEMEKMEKLLKESRQPMNKEFFQKIARSFNYSSSRAGKPIVRWTEVQSWFQNRQEHCPSKLASSSDASKDGPHCPKSSLSNEAKESSQMPKGEGVPDLSELEFEARSSKDGAWYDVDMFLCHRILPSGEAEVRVRFAGFGAEEDEWVNVKNAVRERSVPLEHSECHKVQVGDLVCCFQERRDQAIYYDAHVIDIQRRMHDIRGCRCLFLIRYDHDNTEERVRLRRLCCRPAC